One stretch of Rana temporaria chromosome 10, aRanTem1.1, whole genome shotgun sequence DNA includes these proteins:
- the LOC120915748 gene encoding uromodulin-like codes for MKTTLLLSVLCAVMAVAASASCGTETCANDEYCNNSTACQCNTTLYKNAGSLPSSNFTCNGANFNIQVSKCWLEAHGYNTSNVRLNSTTSNCWAAREVVNGISEMTLHRPLITSDCNTEAVMNATHVTYTNQLYMLAKTKPIQTINYAVMNVSCSYALRLNASLNMTLHPILGITIIPSSIANGTYTVYMVAYTDNTYVTPLTESSPLYVEDTIYISVFIPDLTANAYNLKVVNLYASPDNSSSLQYYLLQNECPASGVGAGLLTVNNNGAGLEARFAMKVFQIANSNNVYLFADVAICVGSCNLTCSSQSKSGDSQDIAGRVGLFLNAADGAFEISSASSSSMPWTLSALIFSWILMKLM; via the exons TCGCTGCATCTGCATCCTGCGGAACTGAGACCTGTGCTAATGATGAGTATTGTAACAATAGTACTGCCTGCCAGTGCAATACAACTCTCTATAAAAATGCAG GAAGTCTTCCATCTTCAAATTTTACATGTAATGGAGCAAATTTCAATATCCAAGTGTCAAAATGTTGGTTGGAAGCACACGGTTATAATACGTCCAATGTGAGGCTGAACAGCACCACCTCCAATTGTTGGGCAGCAAGGGAGGTTGTGAATGGAATATCGGAGATGACCCTTCATCGTCCATTGATAACCTCTGACTGTAACACTGAAGCTGTG ATGAATGCGACCCATGTCACCTACACAAACCAGCTGTATATGCTGGCCAAGACGAAACCAATCCAAACAATAAATTACGCTGTCATGAATGTTTCCTGCTCTTACGCGTTGCGTTTGAATGCGAGTCTTAATATGACCCTGCACCCAATACTGGG GATCACAATAATACCCAGTTCTATAGCGAATGGAACGTATACAGTCTACATGGTGGCCTATACAGATAACACATATGTGACCCCTCTCACCGAATCTTCCCCCTTGTATGTGGAGGATACCATCTACATCTCAGTGTTCATACCAGATCTGACCGCCAACGCCTATAATCTCAAAGTCGTGAATCTGTATGCCTCTCCTGACAATTCAAGCTCCCTCCAGTACTATCTTCTTCAGAACGA GTGCCCCGCTAGCGGCGTAGGTGCCGGCCTCCTAACAGTGAACAACAATGGAGCCGGACTTGAAGCCCGGTTTGCTATGAAAGTCTTCCAGATTGCCAATTCTAACAACGTCTACCTCTTTGCGGACGTTGCGATCTGCGTTGGTAGTTGTAACTTG ACCTGCAGCTCTCAATCCAAATCAGGTGATTCCCAGGACATTGCAGGAAGGGTCGGTCTCTTTTTGAATGCAG cTGATGGCGCTTTTGAAATCAGTTCTGCAAGCA GTTCCTCCATGCCTTGGACTTTGTCTgctctgatcttctcctggatCTTGATGAAACTGATGTAA